DNA sequence from the Chloroflexota bacterium genome:
TCGATGTCGTCTGGATCGGCACCACGCCCTACATGCACGCGCGCATTTCCATCGCCGCGCTCGACGCCGGCAAGCACGTGTTCTGCCAGGCGCGGATGGCGCGCAACCTGGCCGAGGCGCGGGCGATGGTCGCCGCCGCCGACCGGCATCCGGAGCTTGTCGTGGCCATTTGCCCGCCGCCATTTGGCATGGCCGGCGAAGCCACGATGAGGCGCCTGCTGCGCCGGGAGCGCGTCGTGGGCGACGTGCAGCAGGTGCGACTCACCATGCTCGCGGCGAGCCTGACCGCCGGCGAGCCCGAGCTGCACTGGCGCCAGGACATCGAGCAGAGCGGCAACAACGTGCTCACCGTTGGCATCTACGCCGAGGTCATGCACCGCTGGGTCGGCCGCGCCGTCGAGCTGCAAGCCCGCACCGACCTCTACACCCGCCAGCGCCGCGATCCGGCCACCGGCGAACTCGTCAACGTGCAGATTCCCGATTCCGTCAGCGTGATCGGTCAACTCGCCTCGGGCGCCGACTTCGTCTACCAGTGGTCCGGGGCGGCGCATCTCGGTCCCACCGGCGAACTGTGGATCTTTGGCGACGCCGGCACGCTCACCTACGACTTCGGCGCCGACCGCATCCGCCACGCCGCGCTCGACGACTCCGAGCTGCGCGACGTGCCGATTCCCGACCACGAGCGCGGCGGCTGGCAGGTCGAGGCGGACTTCATCCGCGCCGTTCGCGAAGGCGGCGACACCGGCCTGTCGCCCGACTTCACCACCGGCGAGCACTACATGGAGTTCCTCGAAGCACTCACCCACTCGGCCCGCCACGGCGAGCGCGTCTACCTGCCGCTGGCCTAGGAAGTCTGTGACCTAATTCCTTCCCCCTGGAAGGGGGAAGGCCAGGATGGGGGTCTTCGGCGGGCATCCCTATGCTCCGAGGAATGCACCGCCGCGCGCTGGCGCGCCCCAAATCCGTCATTCCCGCGAATGCGCGAATCCACGCGGCGACTCGGGGAGGCGCGTTCCGCGTCTGGTGTAGGGGCGGGTTTCAAACCCGCCCGTGCTGCTCACTCCGGCGCGTGCAGGTCGTCAAGCAACTCATCCACGCTGTCGAACTGCTGAAGACCGCCCGCGCGGGCTTCCCGCATCGCCGCGATCGTGGTGTCGTTGGGCGTCAGCGGCGCGAACGGCAGCGCCTTGTCGTGCGCCACCCGCGTCAGCAGCAGCCGCACCGCGTCAGACACGGTCAGGCCCATGGCGGCCAGCACCGCCGCCGCCTCTTCCTTCACCGCCCCGTCGATACGTGCCTGCACCAGCTTGTTGGCCGGCATCGATGCCCCTCGTCTGGGTGCGCCACCCAATAGTGTGAATGACGTTGTAATGCACATCGGCCCAGGCTGCGGTCCGCCTGGGGAAACTCAAGCGCGGCTGGTCCGGTCCCCTTGTATGTGCCAGGGCGCGCATGTTCCCAGGACTCCCGGAACGTCCGAGGGCAGACGCCGGGCCGGGACAGACCGATTAGCCCTGGGTCCCTTGCGAGACCGTGGGAGAGCGGGACCGCCCCGGCCCGTAGTGCTCTCCCATCCCAGGGAGAGGGGGTCGGAAGTTGCTCGACTCAGTTCGGGTTTGGTCCCTTCTCCCCCGGTGGGATAAGGCTAGGATGAGGGGGATTCGGGAATGGCCGAAGGGTTGCGCGCAGGCTTCCCTTTGTGGGAACGATGAAACGACCCGGCCGCCCACAGATGAGTCGCGAAACCCGCCGAGCGCCCACCGTCCGCGATCAATCGTGCTGGTGGTGGTGGACCAGTTGTCGGCGCGGTGGGTCGAGGAATGCCTGGCCGGCGCGGCGCCGCTGCCCAACCTCGCCCGCTTGCAGGCGCGCGACCCGGCCTGCGACGGCACGCGGCGCGACCTGCGC
Encoded proteins:
- a CDS encoding Gfo/Idh/MocA family oxidoreductase, translating into MPSDIVRIGIVGAGGIVRQRHMPGLQAIPGVEIVSVCNRRRDSAEAFADEYGIPRVVDHWRQVVDDPDVDVVWIGTTPYMHARISIAALDAGKHVFCQARMARNLAEARAMVAAADRHPELVVAICPPPFGMAGEATMRRLLRRERVVGDVQQVRLTMLAASLTAGEPELHWRQDIEQSGNNVLTVGIYAEVMHRWVGRAVELQARTDLYTRQRRDPATGELVNVQIPDSVSVIGQLASGADFVYQWSGAAHLGPTGELWIFGDAGTLTYDFGADRIRHAALDDSELRDVPIPDHERGGWQVEADFIRAVREGGDTGLSPDFTTGEHYMEFLEALTHSARHGERVYLPLA
- a CDS encoding type II toxin-antitoxin system RelB/DinJ family antitoxin, with amino-acid sequence MPANKLVQARIDGAVKEEAAAVLAAMGLTVSDAVRLLLTRVAHDKALPFAPLTPNDTTIAAMREARAGGLQQFDSVDELLDDLHAPE